The following are from one region of the Gammaproteobacteria bacterium genome:
- a CDS encoding cyclic beta 1-2 glucan synthetase: MKTSDIRFLHYLQQLRAHLRDGTIPLTHSFDEPPLRSELFSAVQMEQYGKRLAAVHKLTQKRPQDQLLTRLAVNEAVLIGVCGQLTAAVKANQQITPASEWLLDNFYLIEEQIRTAKRHLPKGYNRELPRLLSGPSAGLPRVYDIALEIISHGDGRVYPESLSRFVAAYQTVSVLKLGELWAIPIMLRLALIENLRRVAVRIAAGRVDCDLAAAWAEKMTAVAEKDPKSLVLVIADMARSHPPMTTPFVSEFTRRLQGQSLALALPLTWIEQVLAESGLTIEQLVRSGNQQQAADQVSISNSIGSLRFLGGMDWREFVETMSIVEQTLREDPHGTYGEMDFATRDRYRHAIEKVAKTSHLSEVEVARSAIQLAQIAQAAKATQSGGGEHTAHVGFYLIDQGLRALETLAQVRPSIAETLTKIGSRRPLGLYLGAIALLTLLFSVSLLAMAQASDIPYWTLVLMGVLALLSTSQLALALVNWLATLLARPHLLPRMDFSTGIPVQSRTLVVVPTMLTDSQNVDDLIEALEVRFLANRDNNLYFGLLTDFRDAHEETLFEDEPLLQLAAARIEALNVKYSAADNDIFFLFHRPRRWNPQARIWMGYERKRGKLSDLNALLRNDADERFSRIAGDISCLANVKYVITLDTDTQLPRDVARQMVGTMEHPLNRARYDAQRQRVCAGYGILQPRVSVSLEGANRSRYARLHGLDSGIDPYTRAVSDVYQDVFSEGSFIGKGIYEVDTFEKALNGRFPENRILSHDLLEGCYARAGLLSDVHLYENYPAHYSADVSRRHRWIRGDWQLLGWLLSRVPVSGARRQRNPLSWLSQWKLIDNLRRSLVPMALTLLLLLGWTLLASPWLWTLAVIGIILVPPLLASVVEIFNKPREVLFRQHLAAAFDTTLQRLTQAVFTLACLPYEAYFSLDAIVRTIVRMLFTHGRLLEWNPSGEAARNCRTDFAAALRAMWIAPLIAITATLYLLLFKPAVLAIAAPILLLWLGSPALVWWLSQPLVRREARLTLEQIVFLRKISRKTWAFFETFVGPEDHWLPPDNYQEYRGASVAHRTSPTNMGMALLANLTAYDFGYIPAGQLIERTANSLRTMDGLPRHRGHFYNWYDTLSLKPLHPMYVSTVDSGNLAGHLLTLRPGLLALADAPILGVRVFDGLHDTLAILVEAAASTPSAPLAQLRADFEAACASRPSTLAQAWLCLDRLARRAAEFADSLDAVPTASQKRGERMLVAGGENAVAAETKLQFSRSQNGVYKEVDEDSTHHPTLDHASAVRSETASESDAHWWARTLARQCRAALDELTFLAPWLVLPAAPSGLGDFPTIGAIPTLCELARLEEGVLAVIEQRFLAGAATPAECEWLHEFRRCIIDAGHRATERMAEIERLALQASEFACMEYGFLYDKASRLLAIGYNVDELRRDSSYYDLLASEARLINFVAIAQGQVPQESWFALGRLLTSTGGEPILLSWSGSMFEYLMPLLVMPTYDHTLLDQTYKAAVERQIEYGRQRGVPWGMSESGYNLVDAHLNYQYRAFGVPGLGLKRGLADDLVIAPYASVLALMVAPEAACLNMQRLATAGLEGKFGLYEAIDYTPSRQRRGELSVVVRSYMAHHQGMSLLSLAYLLLDRPMQKRFESDPLFQATILLLQERIPKATALFPHAAQLSDIRPTSGAQEASIRVFNSPDTPIPEVQLLSNGRYHVMVTNAGGGYSRWKDLAVTRWREDTTCDHWGTFCYLRDESSGEVWSTAYQPTLKQPQHYEAIFSEGRAEFRRRDWVGDGDFETYTEIVVSPEDDIELRRVHLTNRAQTRRTITVTSYAEVVLAVPATDALHPAFSNLFVQTEIIDQRQAILCTRRPRSRSEQVPWMLHLMAVHGADIDEISYETDRLQFIGRGRTAADPQALSGVAASPGASSGRLSGSQGSVLDPIVAIRYAITLDPQQTATIDMVTGMAESRDAVLGLVEKYHDRRLADRVFELAWTHAQVVLRQLNASEADAQLYGRLANSVVYANASLRADAGTLMQNRRGQSGLWGYAISGDLPIVLLQIGDAANIELVRQLVQAHAYWRLKGLAVDLVIWNEDRVGYRQLLQDQIIGLIAGGIEAHVIDRPGGIFVRPAEQISTEDRILFESVARIILSDSRGTLVEQINRRHLREVRVPRLQPTRSHRAEVQVSPEPRRDLILHNGLGGFTPDGHEYVITTTAAQVTPAPWVNVLANAHFGTVISENGLAYTWSENAHEFRLTPWHNDPVSDASGEAFYLRDEESGHFWSPTPLPSRGANAYVSRHGFGYSVFEHNEGGIVSELWVYVALDAAVKFSVLKVRNASGRQRRLSATGYVEWVLGDLRSKSTMHVTTEEDSDSGALFARNPYNTEFADRIAFFDVDDTIRTISCDRAEFIGRNGSLKNPAAMGRTRLSGKVGAALDPCAAIQVSFDLADGQEREIVFRLGQAGRRGADDARNLVRRFRGSATAHAVLESVWQYWNHTLGAVQVETPDASLNVLTNGWLVYQTLACRLWARSGYYQSGGAFGFRDQLQDVMALIHAEPQRVREQLLLCAAHQFVEGDVQHWWHPPSSRGVRTHCSDDYLWLPLAVCRYVLCTGDTGVLDESIPFLEGRPVNAGEDSYYDLPGHSAESTSVYQHCVRAIQHGLRFGEHGLPLIGSGDWNDGMNLVGLHGKGESVWLGFFLYEVLTRFAELAQRFGDVSFAEQCRTEAAQLRQRIEANAWDGGWYRRAYFDDGTPLGSAANTECQIDSISQSWSVLSGAGDASRSRKGMEAVYARLVRRDDALIQLLDPPFDTSDMDPGYIKGYVPGVRENGGQYTHAAIWTAMAFAALGDSRRAWELLIMINPVNHAKSAADVAIYKVEPYVVAADVYAVAPHAGRGGWSWYTGSAGWMYRLIVESLLGLRLEVDKLHFAPCLPADWKAFKLHYRYRETVYHIVVTQTDFADAAQSDAMRVMVDGVERTDKIIPLIDDRQDHAVEVRIMAPPPVYS; the protein is encoded by the coding sequence ATGAAAACCAGCGATATTCGTTTCCTCCACTATTTGCAACAGCTGAGGGCGCACTTGCGCGACGGCACTATTCCTCTCACACACTCCTTTGATGAGCCCCCGCTGCGCTCGGAGTTGTTCAGCGCCGTTCAGATGGAACAGTATGGCAAGCGTCTCGCGGCCGTGCACAAGTTGACACAGAAACGTCCGCAGGATCAGCTTCTGACGCGCTTGGCGGTGAATGAAGCGGTCTTGATCGGCGTCTGCGGCCAGCTCACAGCGGCGGTAAAAGCGAATCAGCAGATTACGCCGGCCAGCGAATGGCTGCTCGATAATTTCTATCTGATCGAAGAGCAGATCCGTACCGCGAAGCGCCACTTGCCCAAGGGGTACAACCGGGAATTGCCGCGTTTGTTGAGCGGCCCTTCGGCCGGATTGCCGCGTGTGTACGATATTGCGCTGGAGATCATCTCGCACGGCGATGGACGGGTGTACCCGGAAAGTCTTAGCCGTTTCGTCGCGGCCTATCAGACGGTCAGCGTGCTCAAATTGGGCGAGTTATGGGCCATCCCCATCATGCTGCGGCTGGCATTAATCGAAAATCTGCGACGCGTTGCCGTTCGCATCGCCGCAGGCCGGGTGGATTGCGACCTCGCCGCTGCATGGGCGGAGAAGATGACGGCGGTCGCGGAGAAAGACCCGAAAAGTCTGGTGCTGGTAATTGCGGACATGGCGCGCTCGCACCCGCCGATGACGACCCCCTTCGTGTCGGAATTTACACGCCGGTTGCAAGGACAAAGCCTCGCCTTGGCATTGCCTCTGACCTGGATTGAGCAAGTGCTTGCTGAGTCGGGTCTAACCATTGAGCAGTTGGTACGGTCTGGAAACCAACAGCAGGCAGCCGACCAAGTTTCAATTAGCAACAGCATCGGTAGTCTACGCTTTTTGGGGGGAATGGATTGGCGCGAGTTCGTCGAAACGATGAGTATCGTCGAGCAAACGCTACGCGAAGACCCGCACGGCACCTACGGTGAGATGGATTTTGCTACCCGTGATCGCTATCGTCATGCGATTGAGAAGGTTGCGAAAACCAGCCACCTTTCCGAAGTCGAAGTCGCGCGCAGTGCGATCCAACTCGCGCAGATAGCTCAGGCGGCCAAGGCTACGCAGTCGGGTGGCGGCGAACACACGGCGCATGTCGGCTTCTATCTGATCGACCAGGGTTTGCGCGCACTCGAAACCCTGGCGCAGGTGCGGCCTTCCATTGCCGAAACGCTCACGAAAATTGGCTCCCGACGCCCATTGGGCCTGTATCTCGGCGCGATCGCGCTACTGACACTGCTGTTTAGTGTAAGCCTGCTGGCGATGGCGCAGGCCAGCGACATACCGTATTGGACGCTCGTGTTGATGGGTGTCCTCGCACTGCTGTCCACCAGTCAGTTGGCACTGGCGCTGGTGAATTGGCTGGCGACCTTATTGGCGCGCCCGCATCTGCTGCCGCGCATGGATTTCTCCACTGGCATTCCGGTGCAATCACGTACGCTGGTGGTGGTGCCGACGATGCTCACCGACTCGCAGAATGTCGACGATCTGATCGAGGCGCTGGAAGTGCGCTTCCTGGCGAATCGGGACAACAATCTGTATTTTGGCCTGTTGACAGATTTTCGAGACGCGCATGAAGAAACGCTTTTTGAGGACGAGCCGCTGCTGCAGCTGGCGGCAGCGCGCATTGAGGCGCTGAACGTAAAATATAGCGCTGCGGATAATGACATTTTTTTTCTTTTTCATCGCCCGCGTCGTTGGAATCCGCAAGCACGGATCTGGATGGGCTACGAACGTAAGCGTGGCAAGCTTTCGGACTTGAATGCGTTGCTGCGCAACGATGCCGACGAACGCTTCTCACGCATTGCCGGTGATATATCTTGCCTCGCGAACGTAAAGTACGTCATCACCCTGGACACAGATACGCAGCTTCCGCGTGATGTCGCACGGCAGATGGTGGGCACCATGGAGCATCCGCTGAACCGTGCGCGCTACGACGCACAGCGGCAGCGGGTCTGCGCAGGCTACGGCATTCTTCAGCCGCGCGTCAGCGTGAGCCTGGAAGGAGCCAACCGCTCGCGCTATGCGCGATTGCATGGCCTCGACTCCGGCATCGACCCCTATACCCGCGCCGTCTCCGACGTCTATCAAGACGTGTTCAGCGAAGGTTCGTTCATCGGCAAGGGAATCTATGAGGTGGACACGTTCGAGAAAGCATTGAATGGGCGCTTTCCCGAAAACCGGATTCTCAGTCACGACTTATTGGAAGGGTGCTACGCGCGCGCCGGCCTATTGAGCGATGTGCATTTGTATGAGAATTATCCCGCGCACTACAGCGCGGATGTGAGCCGACGACATCGCTGGATACGCGGAGACTGGCAGTTGCTGGGGTGGTTGTTGTCGCGCGTTCCCGTATCTGGCGCGCGTCGGCAAAGGAACCCGTTGTCATGGTTGTCGCAATGGAAACTCATCGACAACCTGCGGCGTAGTCTCGTGCCGATGGCATTGACGTTGCTGTTGTTGCTGGGTTGGACCCTGCTTGCATCGCCTTGGCTTTGGACTTTGGCGGTGATCGGCATCATCCTGGTTCCGCCTTTGCTCGCATCTGTTGTGGAAATATTTAACAAGCCGCGCGAGGTGCTGTTCAGGCAACATCTTGCCGCTGCATTCGATACCACCCTGCAACGCTTGACACAAGCGGTCTTTACCTTGGCGTGCCTACCCTATGAGGCCTACTTCAGCTTGGATGCGATCGTACGCACGATAGTGCGCATGTTGTTCACGCACGGACGACTGCTTGAATGGAATCCTTCGGGCGAAGCGGCGCGTAACTGCCGCACGGACTTCGCCGCCGCGTTGCGCGCGATGTGGATCGCGCCGCTGATCGCCATTACGGCAACGCTCTATCTCCTGCTGTTTAAGCCCGCAGTGCTCGCCATCGCGGCGCCTATCCTGCTGCTGTGGCTGGGTTCACCCGCGCTTGTTTGGTGGCTCAGTCAACCGCTCGTGCGCCGTGAAGCGCGGCTGACGCTGGAGCAGATCGTCTTCCTGCGCAAGATTTCGCGCAAGACCTGGGCCTTCTTCGAGACCTTTGTCGGTCCGGAAGATCATTGGCTGCCACCGGATAACTACCAGGAATATCGCGGCGCCTCGGTTGCGCATCGTACCTCGCCGACCAATATGGGCATGGCGCTACTTGCCAATTTAACCGCATACGACTTCGGCTATATCCCAGCCGGGCAACTCATCGAGCGCACGGCGAACTCACTGCGCACGATGGATGGCTTGCCACGCCACCGTGGCCACTTCTACAACTGGTACGACACTTTATCGCTAAAACCATTGCACCCGATGTATGTTTCGACAGTAGACAGCGGAAACCTCGCGGGCCATCTGCTGACCTTGCGGCCTGGCCTACTTGCGCTTGCCGACGCCCCGATCCTGGGAGTGCGGGTGTTTGACGGACTGCACGACACGCTGGCAATTCTGGTGGAGGCTGCGGCAAGCACCCCGTCGGCTCCACTCGCTCAATTGCGGGCGGATTTCGAGGCGGCCTGCGCCAGTCGGCCAAGCACGCTCGCGCAAGCATGGCTGTGCCTTGACCGGCTGGCGAGACGCGCGGCGGAGTTTGCCGATAGCCTCGATGCTGTCCCAACGGCGTCTCAAAAAAGAGGCGAGCGGATGTTGGTCGCAGGAGGAGAAAACGCAGTTGCGGCAGAAACCAAACTTCAGTTTAGTCGTAGCCAAAATGGAGTCTACAAAGAAGTCGATGAGGATTCCACGCACCACCCGACCTTGGATCACGCCAGCGCAGTGCGCTCTGAGACGGCATCCGAGAGCGATGCGCATTGGTGGGCGCGGACGCTGGCCCGGCAATGTCGCGCCGCCCTTGATGAGTTGACGTTTCTCGCGCCGTGGCTCGTGCTGCCGGCTGCGCCGAGCGGGCTTGGCGACTTCCCCACTATCGGTGCAATCCCCACGCTGTGCGAATTGGCAAGACTCGAAGAGGGAGTGCTGGCGGTCATCGAGCAGCGGTTCCTTGCGGGTGCTGCGACGCCCGCAGAATGCGAGTGGCTGCATGAGTTTCGACGTTGCATCATAGACGCCGGCCACCGCGCCACGGAGCGGATGGCGGAGATTGAACGGCTGGCCCTGCAAGCCAGTGAGTTCGCGTGCATGGAGTATGGCTTCTTATACGACAAGGCGTCACGTCTCTTGGCGATTGGCTACAACGTGGATGAGCTGCGGCGCGACTCGAGTTATTACGATCTGCTGGCTTCGGAAGCAAGATTGATCAATTTCGTCGCGATTGCGCAGGGACAAGTGCCGCAGGAGAGCTGGTTTGCCCTGGGGCGGCTGCTCACGAGTACCGGCGGCGAACCGATTCTTTTGTCGTGGAGCGGTTCGATGTTCGAATACCTGATGCCGCTGCTGGTGATGCCCACCTACGATCACACGCTGCTCGATCAAACCTATAAGGCGGCGGTGGAGCGGCAGATTGAGTATGGGCGGCAGCGCGGTGTACCGTGGGGCATGTCGGAATCCGGTTACAACCTGGTCGATGCCCATCTCAACTACCAATACCGCGCCTTTGGCGTGCCTGGCCTGGGGCTCAAACGCGGACTCGCAGATGACTTGGTAATTGCGCCGTATGCATCGGTGCTGGCGTTGATGGTGGCGCCCGAGGCGGCGTGCCTGAATATGCAGAGACTCGCCACGGCAGGGCTGGAAGGAAAATTCGGCTTGTATGAAGCTATCGATTACACGCCATCTCGTCAACGGCGCGGGGAATTGAGTGTGGTGGTGCGTTCCTACATGGCGCATCACCAGGGGATGAGCCTGCTCTCCCTGGCCTATCTTCTACTGGATCGTCCGATGCAGAAACGCTTCGAGTCGGACCCGCTGTTCCAGGCAACCATACTCCTGCTACAAGAGCGGATTCCCAAGGCCACAGCGCTCTTTCCGCACGCGGCCCAGCTCTCCGACATTCGGCCGACATCCGGTGCTCAGGAAGCATCGATTCGCGTTTTCAATAGCCCCGACACGCCGATTCCGGAAGTACAATTGTTGTCTAACGGCCGCTACCACGTAATGGTCACCAACGCCGGCGGCGGCTATAGCCGCTGGAAAGATCTTGCTGTCACGCGCTGGCGCGAAGACACGACGTGTGATCACTGGGGCACGTTCTGTTATCTGCGCGACGAAAGCAGCGGGGAAGTCTGGTCTACTGCGTATCAGCCGACACTGAAACAGCCTCAGCACTATGAGGCGATTTTTTCAGAGGGGCGCGCCGAATTTCGCCGCCGGGATTGGGTTGGCGATGGCGACTTCGAGACGTATACCGAGATTGTGGTGTCGCCGGAAGACGATATCGAGCTGCGCCGTGTCCATCTCACCAACCGCGCGCAAACACGCCGCACCATCACAGTGACGAGCTACGCGGAAGTGGTGCTTGCTGTACCTGCTACGGACGCGCTGCATCCGGCTTTCAGCAATCTCTTTGTACAGACTGAGATCATCGATCAACGCCAGGCGATACTCTGCACGCGCCGGCCACGCTCGCGTAGCGAGCAAGTGCCGTGGATGTTGCACCTGATGGCAGTGCATGGGGCAGACATCGATGAAATTTCCTATGAAACGGATCGCTTGCAATTCATCGGTCGCGGCCGCACCGCCGCCGACCCGCAAGCGCTGAGCGGCGTGGCAGCGTCCCCAGGAGCGTCCTCCGGAAGACTCTCCGGCAGCCAGGGCTCGGTGCTGGATCCGATTGTCGCTATCCGCTATGCCATCACGCTCGATCCGCAACAAACGGCCACCATCGATATGGTGACCGGCATGGCAGAAAGCCGCGATGCGGTGTTAGGCTTGGTCGAAAAATATCATGATAGACGGCTTGCGGATCGTGTTTTCGAACTGGCATGGACGCATGCCCAAGTGGTGTTGCGCCAGCTCAATGCCAGCGAGGCCGATGCGCAACTCTACGGACGCTTGGCCAATTCCGTGGTCTATGCCAACGCCTCGCTACGCGCCGATGCCGGCACTCTGATGCAGAATCGCCGTGGGCAATCCGGCTTATGGGGCTACGCCATTTCCGGCGACCTGCCTATCGTGCTGTTGCAGATTGGTGATGCGGCCAATATCGAATTGGTGCGTCAACTGGTGCAGGCGCACGCCTACTGGCGTTTAAAAGGGCTGGCGGTGGACTTGGTGATCTGGAACGAAGACCGTGTCGGTTACCGGCAACTGCTCCAGGATCAAATTATCGGCTTGATTGCAGGGGGGATCGAAGCGCATGTGATCGATCGACCGGGCGGCATTTTCGTGCGCCCCGCAGAACAGATATCGACCGAAGACCGCATTCTGTTCGAATCGGTCGCGCGCATCATTCTCAGCGACAGCCGGGGAACGCTGGTGGAGCAGATCAACCGCCGACACCTCCGGGAGGTGCGGGTGCCGCGCTTGCAGCCGACCCGCAGCCACCGCGCTGAAGTCCAGGTCAGTCCCGAGCCGAGGCGCGATCTCATCCTGCACAACGGGCTGGGTGGATTCACGCCGGACGGGCACGAGTACGTCATTACTACCACGGCCGCGCAAGTGACACCCGCGCCGTGGGTGAATGTGTTAGCGAACGCGCATTTTGGCACCGTCATTTCCGAGAACGGCCTGGCCTATACCTGGAGCGAGAACGCGCATGAGTTCCGTCTCACGCCCTGGCACAACGATCCGGTGTCGGATGCGAGCGGCGAAGCGTTTTATCTGCGCGATGAAGAGAGCGGCCATTTTTGGTCACCCACACCGCTGCCCAGCCGCGGGGCGAATGCGTATGTCAGCCGGCACGGATTCGGCTACAGCGTGTTCGAACATAACGAAGGGGGCATCGTCTCAGAGTTGTGGGTGTACGTGGCCCTGGATGCGGCGGTCAAGTTCTCGGTGTTGAAAGTGCGCAACGCCTCAGGCCGGCAGCGGCGGCTCTCCGCGACCGGCTACGTGGAATGGGTGCTGGGCGATTTGCGGTCGAAATCGACCATGCACGTGACGACTGAAGAGGATTCCGATAGCGGCGCGCTGTTTGCGCGCAACCCTTACAACACGGAATTCGCCGACCGCATTGCGTTCTTCGATGTGGATGACACAATCCGCACCATAAGCTGCGACCGCGCTGAATTCATTGGCCGTAACGGCTCGCTCAAAAATCCGGCGGCGATGGGACGCACGCGGCTTTCCGGTAAGGTGGGGGCGGCATTGGATCCTTGCGCTGCGATCCAAGTGAGCTTCGATTTGGCCGATGGGCAAGAACGCGAGATCGTCTTCCGGTTGGGTCAAGCCGGAAGACGCGGCGCCGATGACGCGCGCAATCTGGTGCGCCGTTTCCGCGGATCGGCTACCGCCCACGCTGTGCTCGAATCGGTGTGGCAGTACTGGAACCACACCCTCGGTGCGGTGCAAGTGGAAACACCCGACGCGTCGCTCAACGTACTGACCAACGGCTGGCTGGTGTACCAAACGCTCGCTTGCCGTCTATGGGCGCGCAGCGGCTATTATCAATCGGGCGGCGCCTTTGGTTTCCGCGATCAGTTGCAGGATGTGATGGCACTGATTCACGCCGAGCCGCAACGCGTGCGCGAGCAGTTGCTGTTGTGCGCGGCGCACCAGTTTGTGGAAGGCGATGTGCAGCATTGGTGGCATCCGCCGTCGAGCCGCGGCGTGCGCACCCATTGTTCCGACGATTATCTCTGGCTACCGCTGGCGGTGTGCCGCTATGTGCTTTGCACCGGCGATACCGGGGTGCTGGATGAATCCATTCCCTTCCTCGAAGGCCGTCCCGTCAACGCTGGGGAGGACTCGTATTACGATCTGCCAGGACACTCCGCCGAGTCGACCAGCGTGTACCAGCATTGTGTGCGCGCCATCCAGCACGGCTTGCGGTTTGGCGAACATGGCCTGCCGCTGATCGGTTCGGGGGACTGGAACGATGGCATGAACTTGGTGGGCTTGCATGGCAAGGGCGAAAGTGTCTGGCTCGGTTTTTTCCTATACGAAGTGCTGACGCGATTCGCTGAATTAGCGCAGCGCTTCGGCGACGTGTCCTTCGCCGAGCAGTGCCGCACCGAAGCCGCGCAACTACGCCAGCGTATCGAGGCCAACGCGTGGGATGGTGGGTGGTACCGCCGCGCTTACTTCGACGACGGCACTCCGCTGGGCTCGGCGGCCAACACCGAATGCCAGATCGATTCGATCTCGCAAAGCTGGTCGGTACTCTCCGGCGCGGGCGATGCATCGCGTTCGCGGAAGGGCATGGAGGCCGTTTATGCGCGTCTGGTACGACGCGATGATGCGCTCATTCAACTGTTGGATCCGCCATTCGACACCTCGGATATGGATCCGGGCTACATCAAAGGTTACGTTCCCGGCGTGCGCGAAAATGGTGGGCAATACACCCATGCCGCCATCTGGACTGCGATGGCATTTGCCGCCTTGGGCGACAGCCGGCGCGCGTGGGAACTCTTGATCATGATCAATCCCGTCAATCATGCAAAATCGGCGGCGGACGTGGCGATTTACAAAGTCGAACCCTACGTGGTCGCCGCCGACGTCTATGCGGTAGCACCGCATGCCGGTCGCGGCGGATGGAGTTGGTACACGGGATCGGCGGGCTGGATGTACCGGCTGATTGTGGAATCCCTGCTCGGCCTAAGACTGGAGGTGGACAAACTGCATTTCGCGCCTTGCCTACCCGCGGATTGGAAAGCGTTCAAGCTGCACTACCGGTATCGGGAGACGGTCTACCATATCGTTGTGACGCAAACGGATTTCGCCGATGCTGCGCAGAGCGACGCGATGCGCGTGATGGTGGATGGCGTCGAACGCACCGACAAAATCATTCCACTGATCGACGACCGCCAGGATCATGCGGTCGAAGTGAGAATAATGGCACCACCACCAGTTTACTCATGA
- a CDS encoding DUF1003 domain-containing protein has product MKNPQDMGRKMGVPPVSASYTPDKSSESKLGQISQNIETILAFYTREEQKISRSQRVLENISGILGQPLYLVSILLFVALWMLANIFARHAGMAVIDPAPFFWLQGMVSLGALLTSTAVVIKQNRLAKLEEKRAHLDLQVNLLTEQKVTKLINLMEELRRDLPMVKDRHDPDAAAFQQPTNPHVVLAALDEQRETVERSKHAEEAEEKVDGSK; this is encoded by the coding sequence ATGAAAAACCCCCAAGATATGGGCAGGAAAATGGGCGTTCCGCCGGTATCCGCTTCATATACTCCAGACAAATCATCTGAATCGAAGCTTGGTCAGATCAGCCAGAATATTGAGACAATTTTGGCGTTCTATACGCGAGAAGAACAAAAGATCAGTCGTTCGCAACGGGTACTCGAAAACATTAGTGGCATTTTGGGGCAACCGCTTTATCTTGTCTCGATTTTACTGTTTGTCGCACTCTGGATGCTTGCTAACATCTTTGCGCGCCACGCTGGCATGGCGGTAATTGACCCGGCTCCGTTTTTTTGGCTGCAAGGAATGGTTAGTCTGGGGGCACTATTAACGTCGACGGCGGTTGTTATTAAACAAAACCGCTTAGCTAAACTTGAGGAAAAGCGGGCGCATCTTGACCTGCAAGTGAATTTATTGACCGAGCAAAAGGTTACGAAGCTTATCAACTTGATGGAAGAATTGAGGCGTGATTTACCTATGGTTAAAGACCGTCATGATCCTGATGCGGCGGCATTCCAACAGCCCACGAACCCGCACGTAGTGCTCGCTGCACTGGACGAGCAGCGCGAAACAGTAGAGCGATCAAAGCACGCGGAGGAAGCCGAAGAGAAGGTCGATGGGAGCAAATGA
- the zwf gene encoding glucose-6-phosphate dehydrogenase produces the protein MDNTHSRTTPADALVIFGATGNLAHKMIFPALYAMAKRGVLSVPVIGVAASKWNLAQFRKQANDSIKQAGKIDDRDALDHLLSLLQYVDGDYNDLSTFKTLKQALGDAKRPAHYLAIPPALFAMVIKGLGASGLADQARVIVEKPFGRDLASARELNRIALSVFAEDAIFRIDHYLGKEAIMNILYFRFANSFLEPIWNRNHVASVQITLAEDFGVKGRGAFYESAGCLRDVIQNHLFQIVALLAMEPPAYQGYGAVHSEKAKVFQAMRPLQPDDVLRGQYTGYRKEPGVAKDSDVETFCALRLFIDSWRWEGVPWYLRSGKCLATTAAEVVVELRPPPQRLFDDSAPVAGRANYLRFRLSPNAAVALAARVKLVGKEFIGDQRELYLLDEQMGEETPYERLLSDAMAGNGALFTREDAVEAAWAVVDPVLEKHHRVHAYKPGSWGPKQADALIAADGSWYNPIPGKAAK, from the coding sequence ATGGATAATACCCATAGCCGCACGACACCGGCTGATGCTTTAGTAATCTTCGGCGCGACCGGCAACCTTGCTCACAAGATGATTTTTCCGGCGCTCTACGCGATGGCTAAACGCGGTGTTCTCAGCGTGCCGGTGATCGGCGTCGCCGCATCGAAGTGGAATCTGGCACAATTTCGCAAACAGGCGAATGACAGCATTAAGCAAGCTGGCAAGATAGACGACCGGGACGCCCTCGACCACCTTCTTTCCCTGCTCCAGTACGTGGACGGTGATTACAACGATCTGAGTACGTTCAAAACGCTCAAGCAGGCGCTGGGCGATGCCAAGCGCCCGGCGCACTACCTCGCCATCCCACCCGCGCTGTTTGCTATGGTAATAAAAGGACTTGGGGCTTCCGGCTTGGCCGATCAGGCGCGCGTCATTGTCGAAAAACCGTTCGGACGCGACCTGGCCTCCGCGCGGGAGCTCAACCGCATCGCGTTGTCGGTGTTTGCAGAAGATGCGATCTTCCGAATTGACCACTATCTCGGAAAGGAAGCAATCATGAACATCCTCTATTTCCGTTTTGCAAATTCATTCTTGGAGCCGATTTGGAATCGTAATCATGTGGCCAGCGTGCAGATCACGCTGGCCGAGGATTTCGGCGTGAAGGGTCGCGGTGCGTTTTACGAAAGTGCGGGTTGTCTGCGTGACGTTATCCAGAACCATTTATTCCAGATTGTCGCGCTGCTGGCCATGGAGCCACCGGCCTATCAGGGCTATGGCGCCGTGCATAGCGAGAAAGCCAAGGTGTTCCAGGCCATGCGTCCGCTGCAGCCGGACGACGTGTTACGCGGCCAGTACACCGGCTACCGCAAAGAGCCTGGCGTGGCGAAGGATTCAGATGTGGAAACATTCTGCGCCCTGCGGTTGTTCATCGATTCGTGGCGCTGGGAAGGGGTTCCGTGGTATCTGCGATCCGGCAAATGCCTGGCTACAACGGCGGCCGAAGTTGTCGTGGAGCTGAGGCCGCCACCGCAGCGGCTGTTCGACGATTCAGCGCCCGTGGCCGGGCGGGCCAACTATCTGCGCTTCAGGCTTTCCCCCAACGCTGCCGTCGCCCTCGCCGCGCGCGTCAAGCTCGTTGGCAAAGAGTTCATCGGCGACCAGCGCGAGCTCTATCTGCTGGATGAACAGATGGGAGAGGAAACACCCTACGAGCGGCTATTGAGTGACGCCATGGCTGGCAACGGTGCGCTGTTCACCCGTGAAGACGCGGTTGAGGCCGCCTGGGCGGTGGTCGATCCCGTACTTGAAAAGCACCACCGGGTACACGCCTACAAGCCCGGCAGTTGGGGGCCGAAACAAGCGGACGCGCTCATTGCGGCAGACGGAAGCTGGTACAACCCGATACCGGGAAAGGCGGCAAAATGA